The Paroedura picta isolate Pp20150507F chromosome 2, Ppicta_v3.0, whole genome shotgun sequence sequence TGGTGGCAACAGCAGTGTCCCTTCCAGCAAAAGCCTTTTGGGGGTGTATTCAGAGTCCCACAGTGATGACATCACAAGGATTTGTTTTCATCCCCGCCGACCAAACATGGTGGCTTCAGGGTCAACTGACGGGCTGGTGAACGTCTTTGACATTAACCGGGACAACGAAGACGATGCTCTGACGTCAACCTGTAACTCGGGCTCGTCGGTCAGTTTTGTCGGATGGTCTGGCAAAGATTTTTGGCAGGTCTACTGCACGACACACGATGAGGGGTTTTCTTGGTGGGATCTCACGCAGCTGGATACCGAGGAGCCAGTTGTGCTGTTGCAAATCCCAGATGCTAGGGAAGCAGCCAGCCTAGGCAAGATGGAGCTGAACTACTTGATTGGCGGTTTATATCATGAGAAGTCGGATCACCTTTTCGTTCTTGGAGGAACATCAATGGGAAACCTCCATCTTCTGGACTGTGACACTGACGGTCTAAGCCCGGTGGGGACCCTTCGAGGAGGACACTCGGCTCCTGTCCGCTCTTTTCACTGGAACGCGGCGGATGACTCTTTGTTGACGGGTGGAGAGGATGCTCAGTTGTTGCTATGGAAACTTGGAGCTGTGGAGAAGGCCTCTGGGAAGAAGGCCTCCATGAAAATGTCTTCTTCCGTCCACCAGCGAGTGCGAGTTCACCAAAACCCTCTCAAGAGCAAGAAGaaatgagtcttttttaaagCTCTGGAGGAGGTCTAAAGGTCTGGAGGAGGACGCTTGTTTTTGAGCGTCACAACTTTTAAAGAAGGGCTGAGTTACTTGCCGGAGTGTTGCTCAGATGTGGCTTTTATACACACGTAGCAACCCTGTagtgagtctgccaagaaaacgctagagggcatcaccccaaaggtcagacatgactcagtgcttgcacagggaatacctttagcAACCCAGATCCTGCGAATGTTTATTCAGAAGCATCCCATTGGTGGGCGCTGAACCTTCACTTCCTtccttttaatgtgttttttaggactgcagcctcAAGAAGAAAAAATACACCAAAGAAATCTTTTTGTTTTAAGTACCGTTTTCCTGTGGAAGGTGCTTATGAGACGTTAGCTTTCCCTTGCATATTTCTGCAGACTCAAAATGTTATTTTGGTATTTGAGTTTCCGTGAGAAAAGCATAATATAAATAAGGGACTGTTTAAAAACTAAGTCCTGTCCTTAATGGTGGGGTCGATTATGCGAACAATTCAGGTGGCCAAATCTGAGTTGGGAAagaccaggagattttggggtggggcttGAGGAGGGCGGGTTTTAGGACGGACCTTCAATGGGGGATtatgccagagtccaccttccaaagcactccattttcttcaggtgacctctgatctctgttgcctgatcAGTTTTGATAGCGGGAGAGCAGCTGTAGAagtggaattaaaaacaaaatctctctctctcttcccatcccccctgAGTTTCAGATGGATAAAGGatattaaatagaaaaaaaacttAGTGTCCCCCCCCATCTTTCAAAGAGTTCAATGACCCAACCAACTTGGAcaattttttgggtttttttggctgAGGGAAAACAAGTATGGTCAAAGCAATATCTTTTAAAATGGGGGCTTTGTTCCCGACTCTGGCTGTGATGCTCTCTTGCAGAACATGTGAGCTTTTGCTACTGGCATTCCCATCAGCAGGATGATAGAGGTTGTTATTGTGGAGtttaaatgtaaaaagaaaagcaaatcaattatttgccttggaagcacagaagcttaaGGCAGTACCCCCGATCCTCCATGTTTCTTGATTAAGAGAAAAAGGCTGTTCCAACagattacaaagatgatctgattcCAGTGGTAGCAAGAAACAgaaattttacttgcaaaaatagaTAGgagcacatcttacatgacatattcatgcAGGTGCATTTAGCTTACTGTGAATGGATTAACTTCAAAAAAGAGGTTAaattgctacagctccaagcccaggtaacaGAGAAAAGAAGAGACGACCtatataaaatgaaaaacagaaaggcaAGCAAGGCCAAGGAGGCTCAACATTTCACTGATGAGAGGGTGGGGCCAACTGGCAAATGTACCTGATTGAGAAAGAATGCTCTtaaccctttctctccctcctccttgcaGTATCCAACAGGCTTTCGGGTGAGGGGCAGAAGGGACTGAAGTACTAAAGAACTTCAAACAGGCTGTCCTGTGTTTCATTCTATGAAAATTCTTTTTACACCATCCTGGGCACAGGGGATAGGGGTCTGAACACGTCCTGAGTCCCTTGACCTAGGTCAAGGCCAGTGGTTCttaacatttgggggggggggcatggaccACTTTCAGAATCTGATGAACGCTTGGGACCCCGGCACAGAAATAATGCCATTGCAAGGCGATGGTGGTGATTGTACATTACCTGGATATATACAGTAGCCTGCATTTGTTTCGAGTGAAACAGTACTGTAATAGAATAActaagaaagtttgagtccaggggcacgttgaagaccagccaagtttaattCCAGGTAGAAGCTTTTGCGTGTATGCAGAGTTCTTCAGCTACAAAGCATCTTGAGGAGCgtgcttgcacacacacaaaaggacgtggataaaaaGCCCTAGGAGGAATAGCTcagggaattttcagcctggaggtGCAGAGGAGACAgaattaagtatttgaaaagttgtcactcaGATGAGGGTAggtaaaggttcctgttggcagcagaggagaggagtttgaatgatatcagctagatatcaggggaaaatttttcacagagtagttcagtagaaTTGattgcccaaggaggtggggcaCTCCCCTTCactgttggtcttcaagcagcggctggacagatccttaacctggatgcttgaggctgatcctgcattgagcagggggtgggactagatggcctggatggcccgtcccactctaggattctagttcagcagtggagtgggctgcctaaggaggtggggagctccccctcactggcggtcttcaagcagcggctggacagatccttaacctggatgcttgaggctgatcctgcactgagcagagggtgggactagaaggcctttgtggccccttcccactctaggattctgagatTGGAGAACTCTGTTGCAGAGCAAGTAAGATGGACCAGGATAAGGCCGTTTCTTGCGTTCCTTTGGCTTAGCTGCTTTTAAAACTGCTGAAGCTGACCTCAGTGATTCTAGGTTGGGACTCTCTGTCTGGCTTCAGGTTTGTCCCTTTTAAACTCCTGCCTATTCTTGACTGTCACCTCGGAGACGCTGCAGTGCTCTGTGTCAGTTGCTTTGTGCTTATttttgtcgtcgtcccccccccccaacctaccaCCACTCTTTCGAGATGTGTCTAAATCTGGGCGTGGGCGGGATACTAAATGACATTTTCCTTCGCTTATCCATATGGCGATGTCTTTGCAGGACTGGGCTGGGCAAGGCTCGCTCTGTTACTCCCCTACGTGCTGGGAGCAAGATTTCGCTGCTTGTAAAGCAAATGGGGGCGTGAAAGGCTAACACATTCCAAACTCCCTTAGGGAAAAAAAAAGTCTCCTTGGCAGCTTTCACATGACATCAGGTTTGCAGCCTGAATCCTGGCCTTCTCTTGCAATCTTGGGTACATTTCGAGTGGTGGAAGACGGCGTCGAGGGCCGGTTTAAAAAACCCATCAgtcttaattgggggggggggaactattgtGTCAGATCTTGGCCAATGTGAATTAACCTTTCAACCATCTTGACATTTAACCACAGTGAGCTTTCCTTTACAAGCTGTCCtttaggacagggatagtcaacctgtggtcctccagatgtccatggactacaattcccctgagcccctgccagcaaacgctggcaggggctcatgggaattgtagtccatggacatctggaggaccgcaggttgactacccctgctttaggatgctttggagcctgatggagggagggggagggaaggttttGCTGTACAAAGGGTAAACGTTTGGCATTGTCGCCAGAAACGGCTCGGAACCAGGAAGGAGAATTCTGCCAAAGTGCTTGGCTTGTAGCAGTGCAGTTTTGCCAGCAATTTTGAAAGGAAAATCCACACAGGGCCAGTGTTAACTGGCCAAGGAAATGAACCCTGGGttaccagtgaggggggagctcagcaccttcttgactaggctgcctaaggtgctgagctccccctccctgctcatagatgctttagagcagtggtccccaacctttttatcaccggggaccggtcaacgcttgacaattttactgaggcctgggggggggggtagtctgttgctgagggacattgtcgccactgcctgagcccctgctccacttgctttcccgccggcacccccgACTTCCCgctgtccgctggggggcgctgccagcagctgatGCGCAATGccccgccgagggggagccccagccatggtggtcgctggagagcaccaaaggtgagccggtggcagagtggcagggcagccccctaggcagcacctggggaggacgaggaggaggagccgcggactggtcccggtccctgaaccgggggttggggaccactgctttacagccaGCTTCAtgtcgtggtgaagagcagcagtctctaatttggtgagtcgggtttgattccctgcccctccacatgcagcctgctgggtgaccttgggctaggtacagccccacctacttcactgggGTGTCTAttgctggaagaggaagggaaggcgatttcaTCGGGTCGTGAAAAGTGAGCTATTCTGTTTTTGACCCCATTTAGCTTTTAAATTATTCATTTCAGATTTTATAATTGAGTTTTAATGAAGTGTTTTAACTATGATTGTGAATAACAcaatgtacaccgccctgagccagctcactgggtagggcagtatataactcaaataaatagaaaatatataaaaaacagctcttcttcggctgatcttgcattgagcacggggttagactatatggcctgtatggccccttctgactctatgattctaggacttccttggtgctttcccatccaaataataaccatgGATAACCCCTGGTTCTGACAAATTCAGGCTAAGGGGGTTACGAAAAATACTTGGACTTCATGTGATTTTGACTGCCTCAAAAACTCTGGCTTAAGGTTTTGATGTGATCTATGTTGTGTGTTTTATTAATACGGTCAGCCATCTTGAGTTCCGTACGGAAGAGAGGTggcaaacaaaacattttaaagaaatgaaacaaGTAGGATTTGCAACAGTGACCACGCCAACTCTACCATTTAGTTATGTCAAGAACACTGCTTCTACTCCACATAAATGAAACACTTTTCTGACTCTTCCTTCCACCCCCAGAGTGCTCATATCACTATCTAAAATTGACTGCCATAGAGACGGCTCCTAGCTGTGTAGAGGAGGTAGAAAACTATGGGACGCGCTTAGTTCAGCTAATGCTAACTTGATGacaatccccctccccagagagGTCTGCCTGGCGTTGAgtggagccagggccttttttggctCCAGACTGGTGGAATAAGTTGCCATCTGAAGTGCATGCCCTCCTAGAGCTCCCTAAATTCCAGAGGGCATGCAAGATGGCCCTCTTCAACCAgacatttggttaaggccagggcccACCATGACCATTCAATAGtacccccccaccacacacacaccaatctgaACAACCCAACCCCCGTTATCCTTCATTCTGTGCATGGTGGCAATGTCATAGCCAGGCTATGGGTGCAAGAAATAGATATCTGAAGCATTTCTTAATGTATTTTAGAATTTTTAATTTGCGCGGGTTTTTAATCCTATTGATGTGAGCTGCCCCTAGACTTCTGGAGGGGGGAAGGCTTACAagtcaaaacataaataaataaaatcaataaatgaataaataatccaCAGTAAGAGAATCATTCATAGCTGACCCAAGAATGCTTCGATGctttattcattaaaaaaaaaattacaaaaatattttcacacacaaaaaagctaaCATAGCAAACAAACAAGGCTCATATAGCCAGCTTCCTTTTTTCTAATGTCTCTTATcagcagggaaggaaagaaaggggggggggaggaaggggttaGGGCAGGAATGCTGGTTGGGAAAGTCAGGTGTGACATTATGAATTCAATTAAACTCAGAATAAAGGATCCTTTGCTCAAACAGGTGCAAGAATTCATGCCAAAAGGGGGTGAAGGttgaagagtttgttcttatgtgCCTTAGCTGTAAATCCACGCAGGTGGGTTTAATGGCTTTTAGTGCGATTTGCCATTGGGTCAGTTGGACTAGATTATTCAGGTTCTGCCGAGAGCAGATATAATCCAAATGAAATTTGGTTTGGCTTATACGTAAGGATAGGTTGCCCAGGAGCTTTTTAAAGGCAAAGcggaatgtgtgtttgtgtgtgtgtgccagttACTGAGGCTGCGAAAGCTTCTGGTCCCAGAAAATAAGTTGTATAATATTGCTAGACGGCTGTGGATGGGGGAGTAAATTCTGTGGACAATACGCTACCCTGGTCCAATTAGTGAGATGAGTGTACTAGTTCCCTGGAGATCCATTCTCTCCAGAAAAACACCCATCCTAATCCTAGGGTTTCCCCAAATCATTAGATCTCTGTGCGAACAAAAATCAAAAGCCAGTGGATGACAACGGATTGGGTTTGGAGAGCACTCAGAcatgctgtatagcagtggtccccaacccccggtccggggatcggtaccggtccgtaaatcagtcggtactgggctgcggctccaacttgtcctcctccccagctgctgcctagggggctggcctgccactctgctgccggctcacctttggtgctttccagcagccgccatggctggggctccccctcagtgtggcactgcgcagctgctgctggcagcaccccccattggacagcaggaagtcaggggcgccagaaggaaagtaagtggagcaggggctcagacggcggcaacatcccttggcaaaagactaccccccccctcctggggcctcagtaaaattgtcaagcgttgaccggtccccagtgataaaaaggttggggaccactgctgtatagagcaggggtagtcaacctgtggtcctccagatgtccgtggagtacaattcccatgagcccctgccagcgtttgctggcaggggctcatgggaattgtagtccatggacatctggaggaccacaggttgtctacccctggtatagagctcGGAAGCTGTGCTCCCTCTCCTTTACTTGCtttgtcctgcctttctcccccatggggGACCTGAACAGCTTACATCATACTCAtctcctgttttatcctcacaacagccctgcaaggtaggcttgGCAGGGTGCATGTAATTGGTCCTAGGGCACCCAGCCAGCTTTCATTGTCAGAACAGGGATTCAaagctgggtcttccagatcttagCCTAACACTGTTTTTGTTTGGAGATGGATCAAGATGAGTTAGTCGAGGAGTTAGTCGGTCTGCAGCAATGGAAAAGATCAAGAGCCCtggagcatcttaaagactaacaacatttgtggcagggcaggagcttttcTGTTGGAATCCGCAGGATGTGTAGTGTGTATGATTTAAAAGCATATGAATATCCTACAggaagcatcagaggagatgcagtTAGCAGTTAGTGTAGGAACTTCCGGATGTTTGTCAGATCATCTCcctatgtcctgattggatcATTTGGAgacttacaatcatagaatcatagagttggaagggaccttacaGTCTCCTGAACTAtccaggacactcccaaccctatcgctcatccagagTCACCAgccagccccttgaaccttctctgtcagatggctctccagcctctgtttaaaaatctccaaagatggagaacccaccacctcctgaggaagcctgttccactgaggaaccgctctaactgtcaggatcttcttccggatgtttagatggaatttcttttgaattaatttcctcccattggttctggtccatccctctggggcaagggagaacaacttttctccatcctctatatggcagccttttaaatatttgaagatggctatcaaatcccctctcaatcgtctcctctccaggctaaacagaattcctgctcccttgagcgcacttcctcctcgcttgcctctagaacagaacAGGTAGGaatctctcctctttttttacaaagttgtttttcttaataaaaatatttcattctCTTAAGCAGCTTGGTGATCTGCCTCTTTGCATATGTAAACTCTGCCCACACTTTCatggtcactgctcacttcttcagacatcaCATGCAGgctgtaaggtgctactggatccgTACTCTGTTCTACTGACCTGTAACATACTGTATATTTTTCCCCGCGGAACTTGATGCTCAGTCAGTTACAACAATCTCGCAAGGCACTGTGTGTCAacccaggaggaggagagggagacccTTCTCCCGTGAGTGGCAACCAGCCACAATACACCACTGACTTCCTTGCATTTATACGGCGTCATGCACGTGTCCTGAGGAAATGCTAGCTTCACAGTAACGGATGATTTCTTGCTATGTGGTGGGTGGGAATGCCTCGTCTGATAACGACAGAACACCTTACATAGGcaaagaaccaaaactgaacacctaCACAAAGTTGCCTTCTATGAATGATATCAtcagtctatcaaggtcaatactgtctactcagactggcagtagcgcTCCAAGGTCTTGGGAAGAGGGCTTTCACAGCACCTGCCACCTGATCCTTTCTGTAGGAAATGCCAAACAGATGTTCATCGATTCAGCCAAGGTCTTTTTCCTAAAGGCAGCTAATGCTTTCTAGCCCTCATATGCGCATAAGGAAACAACAGCTGGTTCAAGGTATGCAGGTTCAGACTGTGAATGTGTGCgacaaaatattattattattattattagaatttattgcccaccactcttggaaagccagcttgtggtgggttacaagttaaataaatacaattcccCCCAAATCCCCCTAAAACACAGTAATTAATAAAGAACAAGAACACGACAGCagaccaaccccccacctacccccacagGGGACCAGGGGGAAGCAGCTGGCCACCATAGATAGAACATAGTGGAGTACCTCTcctccttactcctcctttggggggggcaCAGATTTTGCTTTGTCCAGcaaaggggattggactagatggcctgtatggccccttccaactctatgattctatgatcttctcttcatcctggcctcaaccataggcctggtggaagagctctgttttgcagtccctgcgaAAAGCCAgaaattcctgcagggcctgcatctctagagagccagtttggtgccatggttaggagtgcggacttctaatctggcgagctgagtttgattctgcactcccccgcatgcagccagctgggtgaccttgggcttgccacggcactgataaagctgttttgaccaagcagggatatcagggctctttcagcctcacccaccttacagagtgtctgttgtggggagaggaaagggattgtaagccgctctgagactccttcaggtagagaaaagcggcatataagaaccaactcttcttcttcctctaggagctcatttcaccaggtaggggctgggaccaaaaaggccctggctctagttgaagACAGGCAAgcctctttggggccggggatgaccagtaagttggaacccggagagcgcaaggccctgtggtGGGCATAGGGTGACAGTCGGTCTcgcaaatatgtgggtcccaggccaTGTAAGTCCTTAAAGGGCAGTACCAGAACCACTGTGCTTGTGGGAGGAGGAACTGTGTTCTTTTGCATGACTTCTTTTGCAGTGCTCCTTATGAGCATTACTGCCTTACTGCATGGCAGAATTTCTGCTTGGGATGCTGGATGTGAATACTCTCCTGGTCTCATGCTTCATCCATATTCATGTTGGGATGAGCTAGCCAACTGCGTTTGGTCAATAGGAAAGGCAGGCCCGTTTGTTTCTCACACAACGCCCTGGACGATCTTCAACATCTCCGCCACTTGCAACCCTTTTACCTCCCATGTTGAAGGTATGTTAATTTAGCAAACCGATTGCTGGCATCTTGAGACGGCTTCTTTCAAGAATGTTAGTGTGATCGAAAACAACAAAATCTGTGAGCTGCTACTGATAGTGCTGAGTCTGGTAGCTGCTGTAGAAGGGCTTCATTTCCAAGATTTAGTGAAATGACAATTTCCCTTTCAACAAAAATAGTGCTGCATGTAAGGATctgttggtctctaaggagcCACTGGACGTGAACCTCTCTGACCTACTGCAGACACACATAGCTGccttcaaagaattgaggcttttgaactctggtgctggagaagactctggcgagtcccttggactgcaaggcgaacaaaccggtcagtcctagaggagatcagccctgactgctccttagaaggccagatcctgaagatgaaactcaaatactttgggcacctcatgagaaggaaggactccctggggaagagcctaatgctggaagcgattgaggtcaaaagaagaaggggacgatagagaatgaggtggctggatggagtcactgaagcagtaggtgcaaacttaaatggactccggggaatggtagaggacaggaaggcctggaggatcattgtccagggggtcgcgatgggtcagacacgacttcgcacctaacaacagcagcagcaacaacaacggcgttctaatcctataaccccccccccccgcctgttcagtcagaggtcataacgATGGTCTCACGAAAGAAGGAGTGGGCTGATGGATCTAAGGGCTCTGCCTgggcctcaaccgtacgcctggcggaagagctccgttttgcaggccctgcagaaagctggtaattatggcagggcccttagctcctccgggagctcattctactaggctggggccaggaccgaaaaggccctggcctggatcgAGGCCAGACGAATATCCCGGggacccgggacaaccagtagattcataatcgcagagtgaagggccctgcgggCGGCATAAGCATCTCAAAAAACAGTCCCTTTTTCTTCATAACTGGAAAACTACCTTAGCAGTTGCTAAATATTTAGCTATGGTGATGGATCTCAATCTCTTCCAGATCTTTGAGTCAAAAGAACATTAAGAGAAAGGGCtcatgctttgtttcagctcGTTTTGAGATTTCggtttgttttcagatttccattccccaagcccTATGGTACGGTTCATTGGAGGTCCCATGCAGTTGATGGTACTTGACTTAGGCTATATCTTGAGTTTCAGTGAGAATAAAAAATATGAATATCAATCATGTGGAAGAAATACAAGCTGACTGGCACATGGTATAATTGCTTAGT is a genomic window containing:
- the WDR89 gene encoding WD repeat-containing protein 89 isoform X1, whose translation is MGARWAGLAGAGRRGWSASLLRRRRPRPFLEAQLVTVAMEKIREQFSSLQIARRSRLLEDPTYLLDIDVSRGGGSHSAAASHSNNSIGVYDIETLNLLREYSSHPGLLSGVRFAHEHADLLFSACSDGTVKCWDTRLATSEAAQLFRGYPSNVFISFDVNCNDLIVCAGTEKAEEEDVFMAFWDARGGNSSVPSSKSLLGVYSESHSDDITRICFHPRRPNMVASGSTDGLVNVFDINRDNEDDALTSTCNSGSSVSFVGWSGKDFWQVYCTTHDEGFSWWDLTQLDTEEPVVLLQIPDAREAASLGKMELNYLIGGLYHEKSDHLFVLGGTSMGNLHLLDCDTDGLSPVGTLRGGHSAPVRSFHWNAADDSLLTGGEDAQLLLWKLGAVEKASGKKASMKMSSSVHQRVRVHQNPLKSKKK
- the WDR89 gene encoding WD repeat-containing protein 89 isoform X2 yields the protein MEKIREQFSSLQIARRSRLLEDPTYLLDIDVSRGGGSHSAAASHSNNSIGVYDIETLNLLREYSSHPGLLSGVRFAHEHADLLFSACSDGTVKCWDTRLATSEAAQLFRGYPSNVFISFDVNCNDLIVCAGTEKAEEEDVFMAFWDARGGNSSVPSSKSLLGVYSESHSDDITRICFHPRRPNMVASGSTDGLVNVFDINRDNEDDALTSTCNSGSSVSFVGWSGKDFWQVYCTTHDEGFSWWDLTQLDTEEPVVLLQIPDAREAASLGKMELNYLIGGLYHEKSDHLFVLGGTSMGNLHLLDCDTDGLSPVGTLRGGHSAPVRSFHWNAADDSLLTGGEDAQLLLWKLGAVEKASGKKASMKMSSSVHQRVRVHQNPLKSKKK